The following are encoded together in the Mycteria americana isolate JAX WOST 10 ecotype Jacksonville Zoo and Gardens chromosome 2, USCA_MyAme_1.0, whole genome shotgun sequence genome:
- the LRRC72 gene encoding leucine-rich repeat-containing protein 72 isoform X3 — protein MLLWKKINVSLGLFLFLYHLLLCYAFRELRSIPSLSRFHRLRYLWINNNKIQDLTFLIKNYCLTELYLNNNELTDISGALKHLCALQTLLLHNNQLKKLGKTVKELKGMISLQTLNLFHNPLAQDPDYRLYVIYFLPSVQLLDRKSVTQRERESALHLYNRKRSCVMQSIAFGKRVNTPLGTTVGSSRCTQPARILMMPSGCEFGNHTNKVPFENPEDAVLLRAMTRSLMEFSSVDWNKVATCQERRLENKVEEPHEKLTIQFR, from the exons atgctgttatggaaaaaaattaatgtatctCTTGGTTTGTTCCTATTTCTTTACCACCTGCTGCTTTGTTATGCTTTCAG AGAACTAAGAAGTATCCCAAGTCTATCACGGTTTCATAGGTTAAGGTATTTGTGGATTAACAACAATAAG ATCCAAGATTTAACCTTTTTGATCAAAAACTATTGCCTGACTGAACTCTATCTCAACAATAATGAACTGACAGATATATCAG gtgCTCTGAAACACTTATGTGCATTGCAGACTCTGTTGCTTCACAACAACCAGTTAAAAAAACTTGGCAAAACAGTGAAGGAATTGAAAGGAATGATAAGCTTGCAGACCCTAA ACCTATTCCATAACCCTCTGGCACAAGACCCAGACTACCGGCTTTATGTGATATATTTCCTTCCTTCAGTACAGCTCCTTGACAGGAAGT CAGTTACACAAAGAGAAAGGGAGTCAGCACTTCATCTTTATAACCGCAAAAGGTCTTGTGTCATGCAGTCAATAGCTTTTGGAAAGAGAGTAAATACACCCCTGGGGACTACAGTGGGATCTAGCAGATGCACTCAACCAGCCAGAATACTGATGATGCCCTCAG GTTGTGAATTTGGAAATCACACAAATAA AGTACCATTTGAGAACCCCGAAGATGCCGTTTTACTACGGGCAATGACAAGATCTCTAATGGAATTTTCCTCTGTTGATTGGAACAAAGTAGCCACCTGCCAAGAAAGACGGCTTGAAAACAAAGTGGAAGAACCCCATGAGAAGCTGACAATCCAATTTAGATGA
- the LRRC72 gene encoding leucine-rich repeat-containing protein 72 isoform X6 — MAAAASAGGQIQDLTFLIKNYCLTELYLNNNELTDISGALKHLCALQTLLLHNNQLKKLGKTVKELKGMISLQTLNLFHNPLAQDPDYRLYVIYFLPSVQLLDRKSVTQRERESALHLYNRKRSCVMQSIAFGKRVNTPLGTTVGSSRCTQPARILMMPSGCEFGNHTNKVPFENPEDAVLLRAMTRSLMEFSSVDWNKVATCQERRLENKVEEPHEKLTIQFR; from the exons ATCCAAGATTTAACCTTTTTGATCAAAAACTATTGCCTGACTGAACTCTATCTCAACAATAATGAACTGACAGATATATCAG gtgCTCTGAAACACTTATGTGCATTGCAGACTCTGTTGCTTCACAACAACCAGTTAAAAAAACTTGGCAAAACAGTGAAGGAATTGAAAGGAATGATAAGCTTGCAGACCCTAA ACCTATTCCATAACCCTCTGGCACAAGACCCAGACTACCGGCTTTATGTGATATATTTCCTTCCTTCAGTACAGCTCCTTGACAGGAAGT CAGTTACACAAAGAGAAAGGGAGTCAGCACTTCATCTTTATAACCGCAAAAGGTCTTGTGTCATGCAGTCAATAGCTTTTGGAAAGAGAGTAAATACACCCCTGGGGACTACAGTGGGATCTAGCAGATGCACTCAACCAGCCAGAATACTGATGATGCCCTCAG GTTGTGAATTTGGAAATCACACAAATAA AGTACCATTTGAGAACCCCGAAGATGCCGTTTTACTACGGGCAATGACAAGATCTCTAATGGAATTTTCCTCTGTTGATTGGAACAAAGTAGCCACCTGCCAAGAAAGACGGCTTGAAAACAAAGTGGAAGAACCCCATGAGAAGCTGACAATCCAATTTAGATGA